A genomic window from Agrobacterium tumefaciens includes:
- the tssK gene encoding type VI secretion system baseplate subunit TssK yields the protein MRHENRVAWSEGMFLRVQHFQQSDRWTERLVRNTTRNLSPYPWGIAEIGMDRSALSIGQFALSNLRGVLPDGTPFEAPEDSDLPPPLDLDDSVKDAIIYLALPARQPGKADMSASGRNDINNVRFTASSYEVSDTNIETDFIAPIDVGRLSLKFLKTGDDLSGYDLIGLARVIEVRSDRAVILDPDFIPPSLTCAAAPRLNELLTELLGIVRHRAQAIAERIGDPTIRGTAEVGDYFLLQILNRADPLLSHRGANATRFHPIRFYEDCIQLAGELATFTTDKKRATNFPPYRHDDLKATFGAVFDDLRTSLSAVLEQAAVAIELVERRHGVRVGTIHDRTLLRDAGFVLAVRADMAAEDIRRRLPAQIKVGPVERISELVNVALPGIPVRSLPVLPRQLPYRSGTIYFEIDTTSPLWKQLETSGAIALHLAGEFPGLELEMWALRE from the coding sequence ATGAGACATGAAAACCGTGTTGCCTGGAGCGAAGGCATGTTTCTTCGCGTCCAGCATTTCCAGCAATCCGACCGCTGGACGGAGCGCCTCGTGCGCAATACGACGCGCAATCTTTCTCCCTATCCCTGGGGCATTGCCGAGATCGGCATGGATCGCAGCGCGCTGTCGATCGGGCAGTTTGCCCTGTCGAACCTTCGCGGTGTCCTTCCTGACGGCACCCCTTTCGAGGCGCCGGAGGATTCCGATCTGCCGCCGCCGCTTGATCTCGATGACAGCGTCAAGGATGCCATCATCTATCTCGCCCTGCCCGCCCGTCAGCCCGGAAAGGCGGACATGTCCGCGTCGGGCCGCAACGACATCAACAATGTGCGCTTCACCGCCTCAAGCTATGAGGTCTCCGACACCAATATCGAGACGGATTTCATTGCGCCCATTGATGTCGGTCGCCTCAGCCTGAAATTCCTCAAGACCGGCGACGATCTTTCCGGTTACGATCTCATTGGACTGGCGCGGGTGATCGAGGTTCGCTCCGACCGTGCTGTCATCCTCGATCCGGATTTCATTCCACCCAGCCTCACCTGCGCCGCAGCACCTCGTCTCAACGAGTTGCTGACGGAGCTTCTGGGAATCGTGCGCCACCGCGCCCAGGCGATCGCCGAGCGCATCGGTGACCCGACGATCCGCGGAACTGCGGAAGTAGGCGACTATTTCCTGCTGCAAATCCTCAACCGGGCGGATCCGCTGCTTTCGCATCGCGGCGCCAACGCCACGCGTTTTCACCCCATCCGGTTTTACGAGGACTGCATCCAGCTTGCCGGCGAACTCGCCACCTTCACCACGGACAAAAAACGGGCGACGAATTTCCCGCCCTATCGTCATGATGATCTGAAGGCCACCTTCGGCGCGGTTTTCGATGATCTGCGCACTTCGCTTTCGGCGGTTCTGGAACAGGCGGCTGTTGCCATCGAACTGGTGGAACGCCGCCACGGCGTGCGTGTCGGCACCATCCACGACCGCACCCTGCTGCGCGATGCCGGCTTCGTGCTTGCGGTACGTGCTGATATGGCCGCCGAGGACATTCGCCGCCGGTTGCCGGCACAGATCAAGGTCGGGCCGGTGGAGCGGATTTCGGAACTGGTCAATGTCGCGCTGCCGGGCATTCCCGTGCGCTCGCTGCCCGTTCTGCCGCGGCAATTGCCCTATCGTTCGGGCACCATCTATTTCGAAATCGACACGACATCACCGCTTTGGAAACAGCTCGAGACATCAGGCGCCATCGCCCTGCATCTGGCGGGCGAATTTCCCGGACTTGAGCTGGAAATGTGGGCGTTACGCGAATGA
- a CDS encoding type VI secretion system accessory protein TagJ, with protein sequence MTLRDDISRLLDDDGLQDAIGLAREHVKTKPTDKDGRHFYIDLLVLAGDYEKADAQCNLAATFSPQESVGFSLFRHQLRAMAARNAWFETGAVPDFPGGPSELDQLAIRANIAARSGDADAAKAALAELDEKRGNVPIGHNGKSAGDIRDLDDRIPHALEVLTNGGRYLWIDYGRIESLTIDPMSRPRDLAFRGGELTLRDGAVASVLLPAIYHGAKDDVGLLLGRETRWSEEDQPLATGQGQRCLLIGDDVVPFHEIGSLSAASDDERQIARG encoded by the coding sequence ATGACGCTGCGCGACGACATTTCCCGCCTTCTCGATGATGACGGGCTGCAGGACGCGATCGGTCTTGCGCGCGAACACGTCAAGACGAAGCCTACCGACAAGGACGGCCGGCACTTCTATATCGACCTGCTTGTGCTTGCCGGCGACTATGAGAAGGCCGATGCGCAATGCAATCTGGCCGCAACATTCTCGCCGCAGGAGAGCGTCGGCTTTTCCCTCTTCCGCCACCAGCTGCGCGCCATGGCCGCACGCAATGCCTGGTTCGAAACCGGCGCGGTGCCGGATTTCCCCGGCGGTCCGTCGGAACTCGATCAGCTGGCGATCAGGGCGAATATCGCCGCACGCAGCGGTGATGCGGATGCCGCCAAAGCCGCACTGGCTGAACTCGATGAAAAACGCGGCAATGTGCCGATCGGCCATAATGGCAAGAGCGCCGGCGATATTCGCGACCTGGACGACCGGATTCCGCATGCGCTGGAAGTGCTGACCAATGGCGGCCGCTACCTCTGGATCGACTACGGTCGCATCGAGAGCCTCACTATCGACCCCATGAGCCGCCCGCGTGATCTTGCTTTCCGCGGCGGCGAACTGACGCTGCGCGACGGCGCGGTCGCATCCGTGCTGCTTCCGGCCATCTATCACGGTGCGAAGGACGATGTCGGCCTTCTCCTCGGCCGGGAAACCCGATGGAGCGAGGAAGACCAACCGCTGGCGACGGGGCAAGGCCAGCGCTGCCTGCTGATCGGCGACGATGTTGTGCCATTCCACGAGATCGGTTCCCTTTCCGCCGCCTCCGACGATGAAAGGCAGATCGCCCGTGGTTGA
- the tssG gene encoding type VI secretion system baseplate subunit TssG encodes MEQQIPTLKDQQAALLSADPGRFDPGTAFRVAQHVSDDGLTIAAHGGVQPTALAISGFGRKHGISQLKSAFAPIVGPLGSLPPAYGELLQREERSRSGALASFFNLFAARFSELFVTASEKYRLARGLRWSDQEKNNGFRKSLLALTGFRTAGLTEKAGVTEDTLLRFSGLFANRNRNVSALTSTLCEFTGLPVVVEQFRRRWVPLPLHEQSQLGQASGLRLGQNTTAGSAVEDMSGGFRVVIGPVAYADYLALTPGSKRLAEIFSLTRLFVGNALDFDVQVILKKEDIPFCRLGQPDAPARLGWNSWARVAPAQKDSTDAIVTEREGSVISV; translated from the coding sequence ATGGAACAGCAAATACCGACACTGAAAGATCAGCAGGCCGCCCTTCTCAGCGCCGATCCCGGCCGTTTCGACCCGGGCACCGCTTTTCGCGTTGCCCAGCATGTCTCGGATGACGGGCTGACGATTGCGGCGCATGGTGGTGTGCAGCCCACGGCGCTGGCAATCAGCGGGTTCGGCCGCAAACACGGTATTTCCCAGCTGAAATCGGCCTTCGCCCCGATTGTCGGGCCACTTGGTTCGCTGCCGCCAGCCTATGGCGAATTGCTGCAACGGGAAGAGCGCAGTCGCTCCGGCGCACTGGCGAGCTTCTTCAATCTGTTCGCAGCCAGATTCAGCGAGCTGTTTGTAACCGCTTCGGAAAAATATCGCCTCGCCAGGGGATTACGCTGGTCCGATCAGGAAAAAAACAACGGTTTCCGCAAGTCGCTGCTTGCGCTTACCGGGTTTCGCACGGCCGGCCTGACCGAGAAGGCCGGCGTGACCGAAGATACGCTTCTGCGCTTCAGCGGGCTTTTCGCCAACCGCAATCGCAATGTCTCGGCACTAACCTCGACGCTTTGCGAATTTACCGGGCTTCCGGTGGTCGTCGAACAGTTCCGCAGGCGATGGGTACCGCTCCCGCTTCACGAACAAAGCCAGCTCGGACAGGCATCAGGGCTGCGGCTGGGGCAGAATACCACGGCTGGTAGCGCCGTGGAGGATATGAGCGGCGGCTTCCGGGTCGTCATCGGTCCGGTTGCCTATGCGGATTATCTGGCGCTGACGCCCGGATCGAAACGGCTGGCCGAGATATTTTCGCTGACGCGGCTCTTCGTCGGAAACGCGCTCGATTTCGATGTGCAGGTGATTCTGAAAAAGGAGGATATTCCCTTCTGCCGGCTGGGCCAGCCCGATGCTCCCGCCCGTCTTGGCTGGAACAGCTGGGCCCGTGTGGCACCGGCACAAAAAGACAGCACCGACGCCATCGTGACCGAGCGGGAAGGCTCGGTAATCTCCGTGTGA
- a CDS encoding type VI secretion system-associated FHA domain protein, which produces MKLALRHTQNIGATKPGQWSFERGRRAIGRSRDCDWQIDDNERRVSKLHCTLSRDGEGFTIIDQSANGTLVDGRLLLEGESARLQDGSQINIGGQIFHVAISGDADLDFSDPDASLRMSDEPLTISAILADIAPNGRSAGGVLGGTLPQDDWMETSGSAAGQKPKSISRNVEIGWSAPPKAGGMGMVLPEDWDEEPAASSRHEHTDALNTPVMIARPASSSQGEDFDSVFPDKNEEPTAEETWPAETSGAQAGISDLLSALERENAECLAVLDIEGDHAAAAPHASLSERLETLIHQQRRLTASLETLIHTCTQKLEPRLLEASVDAGNDIRSKIERRDWQALITRTDYWSAYKKQFEENGRQLPVRQFLQRAARGDAAPVAEPDAMTTDAKGVNNHDET; this is translated from the coding sequence ATGAAACTGGCGCTCAGGCACACACAGAATATCGGGGCCACAAAACCCGGCCAATGGAGCTTCGAGCGCGGCCGCCGCGCGATCGGCCGGTCGCGGGATTGCGACTGGCAGATCGACGACAATGAACGGCGTGTTTCCAAGCTGCATTGCACGCTAAGCCGCGACGGCGAAGGTTTTACGATCATCGACCAGAGTGCGAACGGTACGCTTGTCGATGGCCGGCTGCTGCTCGAAGGGGAAAGCGCGCGCCTGCAGGATGGCTCGCAGATCAACATCGGCGGGCAGATTTTCCATGTGGCCATCAGCGGCGATGCCGACCTGGATTTTTCCGATCCCGATGCCTCCCTGCGGATGAGCGACGAGCCCCTGACCATTTCCGCAATCCTTGCCGATATCGCCCCGAACGGGCGTTCCGCCGGCGGGGTGCTGGGCGGCACGCTGCCGCAGGATGACTGGATGGAAACGAGCGGCAGTGCTGCCGGCCAGAAGCCCAAATCCATTTCGCGTAATGTCGAGATCGGCTGGAGCGCTCCGCCCAAGGCCGGTGGAATGGGTATGGTACTTCCGGAAGACTGGGATGAAGAGCCGGCCGCAAGCAGCAGGCACGAGCACACCGATGCGCTGAACACACCGGTCATGATCGCACGTCCGGCATCATCGTCGCAGGGCGAGGATTTCGACAGCGTCTTTCCGGATAAAAATGAAGAGCCGACCGCAGAAGAGACATGGCCGGCGGAAACATCCGGCGCACAGGCTGGGATCAGTGATCTTCTGTCCGCGCTCGAAAGGGAGAATGCCGAGTGCCTGGCCGTTCTCGACATCGAGGGCGATCATGCCGCTGCCGCACCACATGCGTCGCTGAGCGAGCGTCTGGAAACCCTCATTCATCAGCAGCGTCGGCTTACCGCCTCTCTTGAAACACTCATTCACACATGCACGCAGAAACTCGAGCCGCGGCTTCTCGAAGCTTCGGTCGATGCCGGAAACGATATTCGCTCGAAAATCGAGCGCAGGGACTGGCAGGCGCTAATCACCAGGACCGACTACTGGTCCGCCTACAAAAAGCAATTTGAAGAAAACGGTCGTCAATTGCCGGTCAGGCAGTTTCTGCAGCGGGCAGCGCGCGGTGACGCCGCGCCTGTTGCAGAGCCTGACGCGATGACGACCGATGCCAAGGGGGTAAACAACCACGATGAGACATGA
- the tssL gene encoding type VI secretion system protein TssL, long form: MSNEKPSSWQDLPTVVEITEESRRRNQNARNMATILEDIIETDEPAARPKGNTAAMPIDQLLSGFRFGGEDVPTLVQSAAPLLNLAHLLRFSDAQPDPEHLRRACLEAITRYERDLASARISAERARAAHYVVCATVDDVILSKPWGVRAGWARSGLVSTFHNDVTGGDRVFDILDHFHQSPGANKDLLLLIYLCLSLAFEGRTRVSPKGALELSRIRDSLYKTLIGQYGAFERELSPHWKGVEARHTPLRTMAALWTLLSLMALAFALGYLFFTLSLNNASDVTFERLAHLPPTETPSVLIASPPAPPVKTEPPKIVEPPKIVEPKQPSRLEKLMAFLQPEVEKKLVTLADVNGRLRVRINNSGLFATGSAEVSPQFRDLIQRIGGALAAEKFRAVVIGYTDNVPIKTVEFPSNWHLSEARAKAVGDILSQFAGPEAILTEGRADSDPIADNKTQEGRETNRRTEIMVLTNPDEKLSDAGILSPAIENSSGQQPGDANP, translated from the coding sequence ATGAGCAACGAAAAGCCCTCCTCCTGGCAGGATTTGCCGACGGTGGTTGAAATCACCGAGGAAAGCCGCCGCCGCAACCAGAACGCCCGCAACATGGCGACGATCCTCGAAGACATCATCGAGACCGACGAGCCGGCCGCGCGGCCGAAGGGCAATACGGCCGCCATGCCGATCGACCAGCTGCTTTCCGGTTTCCGCTTCGGCGGCGAGGATGTTCCGACGCTGGTGCAATCGGCGGCGCCTCTTCTCAACCTCGCGCACCTGCTGCGCTTCAGCGACGCCCAGCCGGACCCGGAGCATCTGCGGCGCGCCTGCCTTGAGGCGATCACCCGTTATGAGCGCGATCTCGCTTCCGCCCGCATCAGCGCCGAGCGGGCACGGGCGGCGCATTATGTCGTCTGTGCGACCGTGGACGATGTCATTCTCAGCAAGCCGTGGGGCGTGCGGGCAGGCTGGGCGCGCTCCGGCCTTGTCTCCACCTTCCACAATGATGTCACCGGCGGCGACCGGGTTTTCGACATTCTCGACCATTTCCACCAGTCGCCCGGCGCCAACAAGGATCTGCTGCTGCTGATCTATCTGTGCCTGTCGCTCGCCTTCGAAGGGCGCACCCGCGTTTCACCGAAGGGGGCTCTGGAGCTTTCGCGCATCCGCGACAGTCTCTACAAGACGCTGATCGGCCAATATGGCGCCTTTGAGCGGGAACTTTCACCGCACTGGAAAGGCGTCGAGGCCCGGCATACGCCATTGCGGACGATGGCGGCACTCTGGACGCTGCTGTCGCTGATGGCGCTCGCCTTCGCGCTTGGCTATCTTTTCTTCACGCTGTCGCTCAACAACGCATCCGATGTCACTTTCGAAAGGCTGGCCCACTTGCCGCCCACCGAAACACCCAGCGTGCTGATCGCGAGCCCTCCAGCGCCACCGGTGAAAACCGAACCCCCGAAGATTGTCGAACCACCCAAGATCGTGGAACCGAAGCAGCCTTCCCGGCTTGAAAAGCTGATGGCCTTCCTGCAGCCGGAGGTCGAAAAGAAGCTGGTCACACTGGCTGACGTCAACGGGCGGCTGCGTGTGCGCATCAACAATTCAGGCCTTTTTGCCACCGGCAGCGCCGAGGTCAGCCCGCAGTTCCGCGATCTGATCCAGCGTATCGGCGGAGCACTCGCCGCCGAAAAATTCCGCGCGGTCGTCATCGGCTATACCGATAACGTGCCGATCAAAACCGTGGAATTCCCATCCAACTGGCACCTTTCCGAGGCGCGTGCGAAGGCGGTCGGAGACATTCTATCGCAATTTGCCGGACCCGAGGCGATCCTGACGGAAGGGCGCGCCGACAGCGATCCCATCGCCGACAACAAGACGCAGGAAGGCCGCGAGACGAACCGCAGAACCGAGATCATGGTCCTGACCAACCCCGATGAAAAACTGAGCGACGCCGGCATTCTCTCGCCGGCCATAGAGAACAGTTCGGGACAGCAGCCGGGAGATGCAAACCCATGA
- the tssE gene encoding type VI secretion system baseplate subunit TssE codes for MVDPLEQYRARQRTLSRSVLDRLLDDAPDAETDALVSLTDQAREMREVIRRDLEALLNTRRNPAGPPTALKELTDALVSYGVDGILSANLVTDASKARLARSIERRISLFETRLADVHVTILKNRTDGDRALRMRIQASFRLQEGMPPISFESRIDPSTQRFLVEATNG; via the coding sequence GTGGTTGATCCGCTCGAGCAATATCGCGCGCGGCAGCGAACGCTGTCACGCTCCGTTCTGGACCGGCTGCTGGATGATGCACCGGATGCGGAAACGGATGCGCTCGTCAGCCTGACGGATCAGGCGCGCGAGATGCGCGAGGTGATCCGCCGCGATCTCGAGGCATTGCTCAATACCCGCCGTAACCCCGCCGGCCCGCCGACAGCGCTGAAAGAGCTTACTGATGCGCTGGTGAGCTATGGCGTGGACGGCATTCTCTCGGCCAATCTGGTGACGGATGCCTCCAAGGCGCGGCTCGCACGCAGCATCGAGCGGCGGATTTCGCTGTTCGAAACCCGTCTGGCCGACGTGCATGTGACGATCCTGAAAAACCGCACGGATGGCGACCGGGCGCTTCGCATGCGTATACAGGCAAGCTTCCGTCTTCAGGAAGGCATGCCGCCGATCAGCTTTGAATCCCGCATCGATCCGTCCACGCAGCGTTTCCTGGTGGAGGCGACGAATGGCTGA
- the tssF gene encoding type VI secretion system baseplate subunit TssF: protein MADGFLEKYNDELFALRKRASRFAAAFPKIAGRLRMTGDVADDPHVERLIQSFAYSAARVRQKLDDEFPELTDSLLETLYPHYLAPIPSMSVVQFAPSPALATVQPLPRHSEILAEPVGGESCRFRTTQEVEIVPLQITAATLSGQPIDAPFSASFAGAASCLRLSLRSTAPRGSTFPEMGLTKLQIFLSAAWQQATALYELLTNHCVGMALARHSEDKEAVFLPAANLRPSGYTRDQAMLPYPANSFDGYRLLTEFFALPQKFLFLDIDGLHRWSGGNCELYIYLDAADTRLERMVSVKDFVLNASPVINLFKQNCEPLSLDGTRTEYRLLPDARRQRTREIYAVENVELTSRSGQTEKTSPFFGRTQRNNGSNVFWQIQRRFDDDGSSDTDIAFVDQKRGPLGPLDMVASVDTLCINRELPSQLPFGGGHPFLQLSAGNEAVKSIHALMPPTAAIRVNERSVREWRLISHLLLNHLSLSDNGGAPLKDILSLYSFRDSPETRQLVESISNVEAQNSHARIGSAMVPGTDITVEFDPALIARPAAFIFASVLNHFFGLYTSINSFTRLTATMRGHSKPIARWPARAADRPLL from the coding sequence ATGGCTGACGGCTTTCTCGAAAAATACAATGACGAGCTTTTCGCGCTCCGAAAACGCGCATCGCGTTTCGCAGCGGCGTTTCCGAAAATCGCCGGCAGGCTACGCATGACGGGCGATGTCGCCGACGATCCGCATGTCGAGCGGCTGATCCAGAGCTTTGCCTATTCCGCCGCCCGTGTACGCCAGAAGCTGGACGACGAGTTTCCGGAACTGACGGACAGCCTGCTGGAAACGCTCTATCCGCATTATCTTGCGCCGATCCCTTCGATGAGCGTCGTTCAGTTTGCACCCAGCCCCGCGCTGGCGACCGTGCAGCCGCTTCCGCGCCACAGCGAAATTCTCGCCGAACCGGTGGGCGGCGAGAGCTGCCGTTTCCGCACGACGCAGGAGGTGGAGATCGTTCCGCTGCAAATCACTGCGGCGACGCTTTCCGGCCAGCCGATCGATGCGCCTTTTTCGGCGTCCTTCGCCGGTGCGGCGAGTTGCCTGCGGCTTTCACTGCGTAGCACGGCGCCACGCGGCAGCACCTTCCCGGAAATGGGGCTGACAAAACTCCAGATCTTCCTGTCTGCCGCCTGGCAGCAGGCAACAGCGCTTTACGAGCTTTTGACCAACCACTGCGTGGGCATGGCGCTGGCACGTCACTCCGAAGACAAGGAGGCGGTTTTTCTGCCCGCCGCCAATCTCAGGCCATCGGGTTATACACGCGATCAGGCCATGCTGCCCTATCCGGCCAACAGTTTTGACGGATACCGGCTTCTCACCGAATTTTTCGCGCTGCCGCAGAAATTCCTCTTTCTCGATATTGACGGTCTGCACAGATGGAGCGGCGGCAATTGTGAACTCTATATCTATCTGGATGCGGCGGATACGCGGCTGGAGCGCATGGTCTCCGTCAAGGATTTCGTGCTGAACGCCTCACCCGTTATCAACCTGTTCAAGCAGAATTGCGAACCGCTGAGCCTGGATGGAACACGCACGGAATATCGCCTTTTGCCGGACGCAAGGCGGCAGCGGACCCGTGAAATCTACGCCGTCGAAAATGTCGAGCTGACCAGCCGCTCCGGGCAGACGGAAAAGACCTCGCCGTTTTTCGGGCGCACCCAGCGCAATAACGGCTCGAATGTGTTCTGGCAGATCCAGCGCCGCTTTGACGACGATGGCTCTTCCGATACCGATATCGCCTTCGTGGATCAAAAGCGCGGGCCGCTCGGACCGCTCGACATGGTGGCAAGCGTCGATACGCTCTGCATCAACCGCGAATTGCCGAGCCAGCTTCCCTTTGGCGGTGGACACCCCTTCCTCCAGCTTTCGGCCGGCAACGAAGCCGTGAAGTCCATCCATGCCCTGATGCCGCCAACGGCGGCCATCCGCGTCAACGAACGCTCAGTGCGCGAATGGCGGCTGATCTCGCATCTGCTGCTCAATCATCTCTCGCTTTCAGACAATGGCGGCGCTCCGCTGAAGGATATTCTGTCGCTTTATTCCTTCAGGGACAGCCCGGAAACCCGGCAGCTGGTTGAATCAATCAGCAATGTCGAGGCCCAGAATTCCCACGCACGGATCGGCTCGGCGATGGTGCCGGGAACGGACATCACCGTGGAATTCGATCCGGCGCTCATCGCACGCCCCGCCGCCTTCATTTTCGCCAGTGTGCTGAACCACTTCTTCGGCCTCTATACCTCGATCAACAGTTTCACCCGGCTGACGGCGACGATGCGCGGCCATTCCAAACCGATTGCCCGCTGGCCAGCCCGCGCGGCAGACCGGCCTTTGCTCTAG